In Bombus pascuorum chromosome 13, iyBomPasc1.1, whole genome shotgun sequence, a single genomic region encodes these proteins:
- the LOC132913508 gene encoding sodium-dependent nutrient amino acid transporter 1-like, whose product MNNEGHRNPAFAMDETGKTKSHDGSRESIVRCPETVKETEARSTWDNQIEFLMSCIAISIGFGNIWRFPFTAYENGGGVFLIPYIIVLFVVGKPFYYLEVILGQFSSSSSIKVWNISPAFAGVGWSQFCSNVAVMTYYSSLMALTLFFLIASFSAELPWARCREEWADYCVDSSQKIDSESVNVSMLTKLLYEKERRSSAELYFLKVVLQEKDSIDDGVGLPDWKLTLCLLFSWLCVILITFQGVKSSGKASYFLAIFPYIILLSLMIRAVTLEGAGTGILFFLTPKWSKLLEPSVWYAAVTQCFFSLSVCFGAIITYSSHNDFKHNVYRDALIVTSLDTLTSFIAGCTIFGILGNLAHEMGMEDIDNVVKSGAGLAFISYPDAIAKFTFVPQFFAVLFFVMMFVLGVGSIVGMVSGVVTCLKEKLPNMEIWKIVLSVCSMGFAVSTVYVTPGGQFVLTLVDYYGTSFVVFILASFEITAVTWVYGIENFLDDIEFMLDRKTSSYWRICWFLLTPLILILIFFYTVVTLSPLTYGGTGYPATAHAAGIVIFCFSILQIPFWMIVEILKNRNLPLSKNLRKSFLSTSKWGPIETNYRKAWLRFKEEKLKERNARTEPRWLQLIYTLICKNDRKD is encoded by the exons ATG AATAACGAAGGCCATCGAAATCCAGCATTCGCCATGGACGAAACGGGGAAAACGAAATCACACGACGGCTCAAGGGAATCAATCGTTAGATGTCCGGAAACTGTGAAAGAAACGGAAGCAAGAAGCACATGGGACAACCAAATAGAGTTCTTAATGTCCTGTATCGCGATATCGATAGGTTTCGGTAATATTTGGAGGTTCCCTTTCACTGCCTATGAAAATGGCGGTGGTGTTTTCTTAATACCTTACATCATCGTTCTTTTCGTCGTTGGCAAACCATTTTATTACCTGGAGGTGATCCTTGGACAGTTCTCTTCGTCCTCGTCGATCAAAGTTTGGAATATTTCGCCTGCGTTTGCTG GTGTTGGATGGTCGCAATTCTGCTCGAACGTGGCAGTGATGACATATTACAGCTCATTGATGGCTCTTACgctcttctttttaattgcgTCATTCTCAGCTGAATTACCCTGGGCGAGGTGCAGAGAAGAATGGGCTGATTATTGCGTCGATTCCAGCCAAAAGATCGATAGTGAATCGGTCAATGTTAGCATGCttactaaattattatatgaGAAGGAACGCAGAAGTTCCGCGGAACTCTACTTTCT GAAAGTGGTTCTCCAAGAGAAGGATAGTATCGACGATGGAGTTGGACTGCCGGATTGGAAATTAACGTTATGTCTGCTTTTTAGCTGGCTTTGTGTTATCCTAATAACGTTCCAGGGTGTGAAAAGTTCAGGAAAAGCTTCGTATTTTCTAGCTATTTTCCCATATATTATCTTATTGAGCCTTATGATCAGAGCAGTGACCCTGGAAGGCGCTGGAACTgggattcttttctttcttactcCGAAATGGTCGAAACTTTTAGAGCCAAGCGTTTGGTATGCGGCTGTGACACAatgtttcttctctctttccgtcTGCTTCGGTGCTATTATTACCTATTCGTCGCACAACGACTTCAAACATAACGTATACAG AGACGCACTCATAGTAACTAGTCTCGACACTTTAACGAGTTTTATAGCGGGGTGCACGATCTTTGGGATTTTGGGAAATCTGGCTCATGAAATGGGTATGGAGGATATCGACAATGTAGTGAAATCTGGAGCTGGCCTGGCGTTCATCTCTTACCCTGATGCCATTGCAAAATTCACCTTTGTACCTCAA TTCTTCGCGGTTCTGTTTTTCGTGATGATGTTTGTCCTCGGCGTGGGAAGTATCGTAGGGATGGTGTCAGGAGTAGTAACTTGCTTGAAAGAAAAGCTTCCAAACATGGAGATCTGGAAAATCGTGCTTTCCGTCTGTTCAATGGGATTCGCTGTTAGCACAGTTTACGTTACTCCG GGTGGACAGTTTGTATTGACTTTGGTCGATTACTATGGTACATCGTTCGTCGTGTTCATCTTGGCTTCTTTTGAAATCACTGCCGTAACATGGGTATACG GTATTGAAAATTTCCTAGACGACATCGAATTTATGCTGGACAGAAAAACAAGTAGTTACTGGAGGATTTGCTGGTTCCTCTTGACACCATTAATTTTGATactgatttttttttacactGTCGTCACTCTTTCTCCCTTGACTTACGGCGGCACAGGATATCCTGCTACGGCTCACGCGGCTGGTATAGTCATATTTTGCTTCAGCATTCTTCAAATACCATTCTGGATGATCGTGGAGATACTGAAGAACAGAAACTTGCCATTATCAAAG AATTTAAGGAAATCTTTTCTGTCAACATCGAAATGGGGACCGATAGAAACCAATTACAGGAAAGCTTGGCTTCGCTTCAAAGAAGAGAAactaaaagagagaaacgccAGGACAGAGCCAAGATGGCTTCAATTGATATACACTTTAATTTGTAAGAACGACAGAAAAGATTAG